AAAATACACCATACTGTATATGGTGTATCATTACTAATGAGATTACTATATGTTGTGTTATTTTGCAAATTAGCATATTAGCTACGAACGCAAGCGTATCAACAGTCAATGTACTAAAGGACTAAAAAAAATATAATTATTTTTTAAAATTCCATACATCATTTGCATATCGCTTCTCTTCCAGCTCTTTCACGTACTGTTCTTGCGCTTCACTTAGTGTAATTTCTACTAAATCTATGTGTAAAGCATCTTCGAATCCATGTTTAAAAGCTATTTTACACTCGTCGATTGATACAGGACTTTGACTTATTTTGTTTATAGCAACTGCTTTCTTCGACAAACTTGCTTTTACCCTATCTCTTACCTCATTCGAAGCAAACTTAAACGTCTGAATCAGTTTATCTTCATCTAAATCCAATAAAATTGCTCCGTGCTGAAGTATAACACCTTTTTGCCTCGTTTGTGCACTACCAGCAACTTTTTTTCCTTCCACAACAAGTTCATACCAACTTGGAGTATCAAAACAAACAGCTGACTTCGGTTTCTTTAAATCTATTTTTTTCTCTTCTGTGTCAGGAACAGAAAAATAAGCATCTAGACCTAGATTTTGAAAA
The nucleotide sequence above comes from Psychrobacillus glaciei. Encoded proteins:
- a CDS encoding lipoate--protein ligase family protein is translated as MEKTKWYFINSGPCSPSYNMALDEALLDWHSEGLIPPVIRFYEWNPATLSIGYFQSVEKEIDLEAVERLGLGFVRRPTGGRGVLHEHELTYSVIVSEKYPDMPATVTEAYRVISEGLLLGFQNLGLDAYFSVPDTEEKKIDLKKPKSAVCFDTPSWYELVVEGKKVAGSAQTRQKGVILQHGAILLDLDEDKLIQTFKFASNEVRDRVKASLSKKAVAINKISQSPVSIDECKIAFKHGFEDALHIDLVEITLSEAQEQYVKELEEKRYANDVWNFKK